The following nucleotide sequence is from Mangifera indica cultivar Alphonso chromosome 1, CATAS_Mindica_2.1, whole genome shotgun sequence.
AGTTCAAAGAAAGTGCATCTTCCAAACGATTTCCATGGATTTTATCTGTCACATGGCCATCGTTTATACTAACTGCGTAGGCAGCACGAATAAGGTTTCAACCACATTGGAAAACGGGACCTCAGAGTTTTGCTCCACTCTGAGAGCCACCCATACGTTCCCGTGCCCAGATCCTGAGGAACTCAAAGCGGATTCTTAATGGAATTGATATCTGTTGTTTCAGATATCTGGTTATGGATTCCAGATCATAAATGTTTTGAGATTCCTCCAATTTGAAGCTTTATTTGGTGCGAAATTGTGCAAATAAAGTTTGTCTGCAAAGATTCACCAAGAATAATGATGGAAGTaaactatttctttttccaatGGCTGCTGCTGCAGTTTCCGAGaaaataaactaacaaaaaaccAAGATTAAAAAGATCTGGGTCATGATGATGACCATGatgcattttcctttttttcactttcataCAATGAACAAGAATAGGTAAGTTTAAACTGTCCAAAAAAGATCTTTGTCATTTGTCCAAACACTAATACTTATATGAAGAACAatggattcaaatcaagttaatttGGCTCAAATGTATCATTTGACTTGAATAAACTCAACTCAAGTTAAAGCGTTAGTTTAACAGTTCAATCcagatttgatttgtttatttttttaataatattattcatctcactaacataactcttcaataataataaacactaattcaaacaatttcaaactaaatattatgtgttaaactcaaattaacctTGGATTCTATTCACTATagagtataatttttttcttgatttacaACTCGTAAGTGCCTTGTTCAGTCTTTAAAGTAATTCAACTTTTTgagtaaaatttttgttttgtgtacAGATGAAAAGAAACTTCATGAAATTCTTTCTTTACGAAGCAGTTGACAAGATAAATGAGTAAGCAACTGCCAACACCAGCATTCTATAAAACAGACAGCTTTCTTCCTTAATCAAATTAGAATTCAGCTTACTAGATGTGTGTCAGATAAATTTTGGTTGCATTCCCTGCCCAACAAAAGTTTCAGGGCAAGATGGGCTTTTATTTGCTATAAATTAACAGAGTAACAAGGCTTGTGGCCTTCAATCAGGTTACCAAATACCAACCTAAAGCCAAGTTGGCTGCATTTGTGACAAAATATAAGCAGGTTTGATGAAAATATGCCGGCTATTAAGATGAATATTCCAATTTCTTGAGGCACATTACATCATGGTAGTAAATTTATAGCTCAAGTCCACTAAAAAATAGAAGAAGCACAACAAGATACTGCGTATTCTTGGGAGCAAGATGCATTTCATGGTCATTAAAGAAGCAGCCAGCAGTCTCAAAAATCAAGTGCGGAAATGAAATATAGTGCTATGGTAATTACAACAGCAAAAATCGCTTCGGTAACTTTTCTTCTCATATATATTCGAGTTCGACTCATTCAAGACCCACAACTATTCTGTAATGCTTCAAATTTTGGGGCTTTCACAATCACTCTGAGTGTCTTAAAATGAAAGCAGACTACTTAAATATGTTATCACCATGCATTGAAGTACCTTCAGTCTATATATTTAACAGCACGTCACAAGTGGAACACAGACAGATCAACTGATATGTTCCCCAGTATTATAGTTGTCTTTATAATTTGTAGGATAAgttgtcattttaattttgattgattacTGTAGCGGTCATGCAGCTTTATCTATTTATCCTTTGATGGAGATTTCATGTTCTTGGTAGATATAGATAgtacaatttgtttattacaGAGGTAAATTAAATGCAGTCCTATCGTTTTTAAGCTAAATGTCCTTCTCAGGCTTGAAAAATATGTATCTAAACAATAAGGGATAAGAGAACCAGCTAATAAAACTTCCATAAACCCAGAAAATGACTGATCAACTAAGTCTCTagcaaattcaaaaaaaaatatatcattctTGATTTTTAGACTTTTTTGACTGGTTCTACAATGAACCCACAAATAGGTGCAACAGAAGATAGACAATTTGCCTTTAAAGAGTCAGACAGATTATAATGACTGACGCCATAGATAGCAGCTTTTCACCTCTCTTTACTTTAATCAGAGAATTAGGCACTCCAGCATAAACATCAATTATTCGCAGCCTGACTTATCAATCCGAATTAGTTCAAACCGGAAAATGTAGAATACATTCATGAATTTACGCATAGGGACTAATAACTTTGATTCATTGAAACTGAATATAGCATTAATTCATTTGCTTATTTTAAGAATAATCTGATACCTCCTCTGGTGTTTTGGCCTGTAGACTCTTTCAGGTAAAATATATTAAGGAAAATCTGCATATGTATTAGTATGAAATGATTTGCAGTGTTTGGCTGATAGATTTtagctttcaaaaatttttactCTGTTAATTTTGCTTCCCAGGTCAATACTATTGGCCAGCTTTTCTTGTTTCCAGCACAATTTCGGTCCAATCAAGAACCCAGAATGTTACAGATTAAAAGAGTAATATAATTTACACACTTAGGCCCTTCGGCCGGGAAACATAGACATTTTTCTTGGCTAGCTTTTCTTGTTTCCAGCACAATTTCGGTCTAATCAAGAACCCAGAATATTACAGATTAAAAGAGTAACATAATTTACACACTTAGGCCCTTCGGCCAGGAAACATAGACATTTTTCCAGAGATCACAAACCAATACAAAATATACACAAAGCTTAACCTTTGATATATTAGAACCTTCACTGCAACTTGGTAAACCATTTTTGGATATGATCAAGCAGCAACTCGACGAGAAGTCAGGCGACAAACAGGAGATTGAACTCCGTTTGATAAGATAATCTGTGcggtagtagtagtagtagaagaagaagaagctggAGCTGATGTTGTCGATGTTGAGAAGCCAAAATCGGGTTGAAACAGACTCATATCAGAAGCCTGAAACCGGCCTGAATCACCTGGAAGCCTTATGTACGAAGCCGATGGCGACTTACTCAACCAGGACCCTAAAGGGCCTCCATTTCCATTCTTGTTTTGCATGATGGCTCTATAAACAAAAGGAATAAGACCCTccatttctttccttatttcgTTGATTTGGAAGAGAGATTACAGAATTGAGAGTGAAGAATTGGTTTATAAGAGGGAGAAGAGGAGATAGTGACGTGGCGTAATGGGTTGAACTCTAGCTCTTCAAGCTAAGCCACGCAAGTTTTGCAGGCTACTTCACCGCAAGCCCGCACGAAGACCCTGAAAGTTACATCATATTGAAAGCTATATCTAAACTATAGCCATCTCCATTACATCTCACCAAATCTCACTGTAATCTAATGTTTATCCCATATTTTAATACCATTTTTTCAAGGTTTGTTCGATAAGTTTCAGCTTTTTTAATACTATTGGTCGGTTTCTCCTTGCCATTTTCTTCCTGCctggattatttattttatataaatctttttgTATGTTGGTTTACATGTGGTTTTAGAGTAATGCGCCAAGTTTGAATTATGCTTTCAAGATTCAATGTAATTGTTTCATCCGAATATAAATTCTGGTTTTTTGCATGTAATTATGTGGGAAATCTTCCATGGACACATCCCACATTAGCTGGATTCCATTAAGAATTTTTCAGAAGTCCTTGTGGATGTAAATATTCTTTACCaggttttgttattttatttgccCAGGAATGCCATGTGAATGGTCAAATGTTGGAGATCATTTGCTTCCGAAATTTTCCAAtctaaattttatctttttgacTTAATTGACAACCATACAGGAAATTCATCTGATCTTTAGAAACTTGAAGctttaattatgtataaatatttctaatcAAATGATCAGCTTATTTAAGTGGTGGCACTGGCACACTTCAATCATGGCGAAATTTTATCCCATCCCACGCTAATGAAGAATCAACTAATCAAACTTTTATCATTGCCGAGAAGCAGCAAGTGGGTTACTCACAATAACAGTTACTTGAATCAACAATTAAgatttgtatataaaagttgtTCCATTTGAGTATGTCAAAAAGAAAACGGTTAATAGATTGAGCGAACAAATTTTCTCTTACTGGCTTTGTAATAGTGAAATTTTCTCCATTTTGATCTTTCATCATTATGTTACTTATTTTGTGTCCCGTTTGTCATTTATTCCTTAgatttttataacaaatataaacGTCCAAATCATTAAATTTTGAGCACCCTTATGGATTAAATCCTCAAACccagaaaataaataaaataaataagatgaaCAAAAGGAATATTCTGCATTTCTGGGTAACAATTTTAGAAAGAGAACAACGTGTAAACCTCCATCTAAATTCTATATCCTGCCAAAAATGATAGAAacatgaacaaaaataaaaacgacCGGCGTTGACATGATGAAGTAAATTAGTAAAATGGGGTTTAAATTACGTAATCAACAAAACAACCCCATTATCAGGATTGTAGATGAAGTCATGGTTGGCATCATCAAATCATCACACGGCTAGAAATTAAGCATTACTGTCGTTATCTTaatccaataaaaattttagcttCAAAGAAgacatccatccatccatcacTCCTTCCTACTCCTAAGCAAAAGCAAAAACGTTGAGGAGACTTTATGTGTTCTTGTGGAGGGTTAGGTGAAGAAGCCTCAAGAGACGAGGAAGCCTCCAACtttctattatatattcattagaattttgaatattcattttcagattttctatcaactttatgatttctctcatcaattaattggatttatttgtatgtaaaatatttttatttttaggagaATTGTAAATAATATTGGTTTTATAAATTTCAAGTGGAACAAGCATCTAGCAAAGGGCAAAAACACTTTGTATAAATCGTGGATACCAATTAgtacaaataaacaaatatgtcATCCAATATACGTGTCTAACTATTTAACTACAACTTCCTCCATTTGCCACCAAATTAGTTAATGCAAACAGGTCGAATCGACCCGTTATGAATGAATCAAAacccaataaataaaaaacactaACATAATCAAATGGTGATTGTCAATTCGTCATTGTTAATacataagttaatatttattgttagtaCCCATAGTCTTAGAGATAAAGTAACCAGATTGgagttatcatatgattatatgttatgttaatttttaattcaaaatcattcaattacataatgatatatatttaaatatttaattagatactcaaaacgaagtataaataattcttattataaagtaaatgattatatcatttaattggATAATGATACGTAAATTAGTTTGTATCTATTTCCAGCGTTCATATCAGTGATAGTCATCtagatgataaataaattaagataaatggTAACATATGCAATTGGTTTCATCACTTTCAGAGTCATTTTTCATGTgtggattttaaatttttttagtctCTGTCTTTGgattattcaataataatgtTTCCAGATATTCCAATCACTATGAATCATGCCTTGACCAATGTACATATGTCACacaataaatgaaattatacaTCTATTGCTCCACCTTtctaaatcatttttatataaatttccaAATGGATGTAATTATTTcgtcaattaaatataaagcaTCCTTTTCATTTGCTTGTTTTTATAACATAGTCTTACAATTCATGGCCCATGGCGTTCGAGTTCATTGACCCAGCAATCGGCcaacttaattataatatggGTTCGAGGCCTTTCGAAATTTGCCCTCCTAGGTCTGAAAAAAGCTTGAATAgagattaatttgaaatcaaattggGTCCATTCGATTGACAATGAGATTTTCGAAAAAGCTAGTAAAAAAAGAACTTGATGGGTgatcaaagatgaaaaaacaGAATCATTACAaaagaaagtttgaaaaaagaaaagttgtaaGCGAAGAAAAGAACTCACAAGAGAAAATGAAACTAACCCTACTCAAAATAGAATCGTTCTAAGTCACGATCTAACCAACAACTCAAATCACATCCTGGCGTATTTGGGAGATTAATTGTACCCAACATGGGTAAGAATTTTCTGCACTGTAACATGTGTGAATCTGATACCcaggaaatttaaaaaagaaagcatAACATGTTCTCTTACAAGATCTTATTACAAAGTTTAGGGATTCTAAATTCTGAACTCGTTTCTGTCATTGTCATTACCATGAATTAGTTCTAGTATCACTCCTATAAACAAAGTATATGTTTCAGGAAAACTGAGACTGATTAATAATTTACAGCTTGAATTTTGATCTTCTGATTGTCGTTTCTTAGGGCCAGGGAGATAATGAAccttcaa
It contains:
- the LOC123192145 gene encoding uncharacterized protein LOC123192145, yielding MEGLIPFVYRAIMQNKNGNGGPLGSWLSKSPSASYIRLPGDSGRFQASDMSLFQPDFGFSTSTTSAPASSSSTTTTTAQIILSNGVQSPVCRLTSRRVAA